The following coding sequences are from one Streptomyces venezuelae window:
- a CDS encoding class I SAM-dependent methyltransferase has product MREGAHPGRIAAYPAQNLSHEATRAEPRPLRDEVRRKTRKSTTMEPIIQESELPEPEATRRDANVTESSRANRGWWDRNADEYQIEHGTFLGDDRFVWGPEGLDEVEAELLGPPEELKGKDILEIGAGAAQCSRWLVSQGARPVALDLSHRQLQHALRIGGNVPLVQADAGVLPFKDGSFDLACSAYGALPFVADPVLVLKEVRRVLRPGGRFVFSATHPIRWAFPDEPGPEGLSVAASYFDRTPYVEQDEQGNAVYVEHHRTIGDRVRDIVGAGLRLVDIVEPEWPAWNTQEWGGWSPLRGNLIPGTAIYVCVRD; this is encoded by the coding sequence ATGCGCGAAGGCGCACACCCGGGGCGGATCGCCGCATACCCGGCACAAAACCTGTCGCATGAGGCCACACGGGCCGAACCGCGCCCCCTTCGCGACGAGGTTCGACGGAAGACACGGAAGAGTACGACGATGGAGCCGATCATCCAAGAGTCCGAGCTGCCCGAGCCCGAAGCGACCCGGCGTGACGCGAACGTCACGGAGAGCAGCCGCGCGAACCGCGGCTGGTGGGACCGGAACGCCGACGAGTACCAGATCGAGCACGGCACGTTCCTCGGGGACGACCGCTTCGTGTGGGGTCCCGAGGGGCTCGACGAGGTGGAGGCCGAGCTGCTCGGTCCGCCGGAGGAACTCAAGGGCAAGGACATCCTGGAGATCGGCGCCGGCGCCGCGCAGTGCTCCCGCTGGCTGGTCTCGCAGGGCGCCAGGCCGGTGGCTCTCGACCTCTCGCACCGCCAGCTCCAGCATGCCCTGCGGATCGGCGGAAACGTTCCCCTGGTGCAGGCCGACGCCGGAGTGCTCCCCTTCAAGGACGGCTCCTTCGACCTGGCCTGCTCCGCCTACGGAGCGCTGCCCTTCGTGGCCGATCCCGTGCTCGTCCTCAAGGAGGTGCGGCGCGTGCTGCGGCCCGGCGGCCGCTTCGTCTTCTCCGCGACGCACCCGATCCGCTGGGCGTTCCCGGACGAGCCGGGCCCGGAGGGCCTCTCCGTGGCGGCCTCCTATTTCGACCGCACTCCTTACGTGGAGCAGGACGAACAGGGCAACGCCGTCTACGTGGAGCACCACAGGACGATCGGCGACCGCGTGCGGGACATCGTGGGCGCCGGGCTCCGCCTCGTCGACATCGTGGAGCCGGAGTGGCCCGCCTGGAACACCCAGGAGTGGGGCGGCTGGTCCCCGCTGCGGGGAAACCTGATCCCGGGGACGGCCATCTACGTGTGCGTACGAGACTGA
- the hrpB gene encoding ATP-dependent helicase HrpB — translation MTGLRNEALDLPVRDALPALRSALEGPGSAVLCAPPGTGKTTLVPLDLAGLLDASRGPRRVVVAEPRRIAARAAARRMAWLLGEKVGDSVGYTVRGERVVGPRTRVEVVTTGVLLQRLQRDQELVGVDVVILDECHERHLDADTVAAFLVDVRAALRPELRLVAASATTDAEGWARLLGDAPVVEAVGTAHPVEVVWAPPPRTVRPPHGMRVDPALLSHVASVVRRALAERDGDVLCFLPGVGEIARVAGQLSDLGGVEVLQVHGRAPAAVQDAALAGSAGRRVVLATSVAESSLTVPGVRVVVDSGLAREPRVDHARGLSALATVRASQAVGRQRAGRAGREAPGAVYRCWAEAEDGRLPRFPAPEIKVADLAAFALQAACWGDPDASGLALLDPPPGGAMAAAREVLAAVGAVDAGTGRATERGTRMSRVGLHPRLARALLDAAPVVGARRAAEVVALLSEEPPREYGDDLAAAWRTARQGGDGYAARWRKEARRLASAVEGRGRAAAPDPADPDSGSGGRPFRGDDRVAGTVAALAFPERVARAVGGGVYLMAGGTRAEVRQGSALAGSEWVGVAVADRPVGAGHARVLLGGHIDEDVARDAAAPLCSEGDEVAWSGGDVVARHVERLGAIELAVRPLKESAPRLVREALLAGLREEGTGLLKWSRGARELRERLAFLHRHLGAPWPDVAEGALHARVDEWLEPELSRSARRADLGRIDAGQALGRLLPWATGEATRLDALAPERMEVPSGSRIRIDYADPEQPVLAVKLQEMFGLAETPRIADGAVPVVVHLLSPAGRPAAVTADLASFWRSGYRAVRADLRGRYPKHPWPEDPATAEPTRYTKARQAARGSES, via the coding sequence GTGACCGGACTCCGTAACGAAGCGCTGGACCTGCCTGTACGCGACGCGCTGCCCGCCCTCCGGTCCGCTCTGGAGGGGCCGGGCAGCGCCGTGCTGTGTGCCCCGCCGGGGACGGGCAAGACGACGCTGGTGCCGCTGGACCTGGCCGGGCTGCTCGACGCCTCGCGGGGTCCGCGCCGCGTCGTCGTCGCCGAGCCGCGGCGGATCGCCGCGCGCGCGGCGGCCCGGCGGATGGCGTGGCTGCTCGGCGAGAAGGTGGGCGACAGCGTCGGCTACACCGTGCGCGGTGAGCGCGTGGTGGGCCCGCGCACGCGCGTGGAGGTCGTCACGACCGGTGTCCTGCTGCAACGGCTCCAGCGCGACCAGGAGCTGGTCGGCGTCGACGTGGTCATCCTCGACGAGTGCCACGAGCGGCATCTGGACGCGGACACCGTGGCGGCGTTCCTGGTGGACGTGCGGGCGGCGCTGCGGCCCGAGCTGCGTCTGGTGGCGGCGTCCGCGACGACCGACGCGGAGGGCTGGGCGCGGCTCCTCGGGGACGCGCCCGTGGTGGAGGCAGTCGGAACCGCGCACCCCGTGGAGGTGGTGTGGGCACCGCCGCCGCGTACGGTGCGGCCGCCGCACGGGATGCGGGTGGATCCCGCGCTGCTGTCCCATGTGGCGTCGGTGGTGCGGCGGGCGCTGGCCGAGCGGGACGGGGACGTCTTGTGTTTCCTGCCCGGGGTCGGCGAGATCGCGCGGGTCGCCGGGCAGCTGTCGGACCTCGGCGGTGTGGAGGTGCTTCAGGTGCACGGGCGGGCGCCCGCGGCGGTGCAGGACGCGGCGCTCGCCGGATCGGCGGGCCGGCGCGTGGTCCTTGCGACGTCGGTGGCCGAGTCGTCGTTGACGGTGCCCGGTGTGCGGGTGGTCGTGGACTCGGGGCTCGCGCGGGAGCCGCGGGTGGACCACGCGCGCGGGCTGAGCGCGCTGGCGACGGTGAGGGCCTCGCAGGCGGTGGGGCGGCAGCGGGCGGGGCGTGCCGGGCGTGAGGCACCGGGGGCCGTGTACCGGTGCTGGGCGGAGGCCGAGGACGGGCGTCTGCCGCGTTTTCCCGCGCCGGAGATCAAAGTGGCCGACCTCGCGGCGTTCGCGCTCCAGGCGGCCTGCTGGGGCGATCCTGACGCCTCCGGGCTCGCGCTCCTCGACCCCCCGCCGGGCGGCGCGATGGCGGCGGCCCGCGAGGTCCTGGCGGCGGTCGGCGCGGTGGACGCGGGCACCGGGCGGGCGACGGAGCGGGGAACGCGGATGTCCCGGGTGGGACTGCATCCCCGCCTCGCGCGGGCGCTCCTGGACGCGGCTCCCGTCGTCGGTGCCCGGCGGGCGGCGGAGGTGGTGGCGCTCCTGAGCGAGGAGCCGCCCCGCGAGTACGGGGACGACCTCGCGGCCGCGTGGCGGACCGCGCGGCAGGGTGGCGACGGCTACGCGGCGCGCTGGCGCAAGGAGGCTCGGCGTCTCGCGTCGGCTGTCGAGGGCCGGGGGCGCGCCGCCGCCCCCGATCCCGCGGACCCGGACTCCGGCAGTGGTGGCCGGCCCTTCCGAGGTGACGACCGGGTCGCCGGGACGGTCGCGGCGCTCGCGTTTCCCGAGCGGGTGGCACGGGCCGTGGGCGGCGGCGTGTATCTGATGGCCGGCGGCACCCGTGCCGAGGTGCGTCAGGGGTCCGCGCTGGCGGGCTCGGAGTGGGTCGGCGTCGCCGTGGCCGACCGTCCGGTGGGCGCGGGGCACGCGCGCGTGCTGCTCGGCGGGCACATCGACGAGGACGTGGCGCGTGACGCGGCGGCCCCGCTGTGCTCCGAGGGCGACGAGGTGGCGTGGAGCGGCGGTGACGTCGTGGCGCGGCACGTGGAGCGGCTCGGCGCGATCGAGCTGGCGGTGCGCCCCTTGAAGGAGTCCGCTCCCCGGCTGGTGCGCGAGGCGCTGCTGGCCGGGCTGCGGGAGGAGGGGACAGGCCTCCTGAAGTGGTCGCGTGGCGCGCGGGAGCTGCGGGAGCGGCTCGCGTTCCTGCACCGGCACCTCGGGGCGCCCTGGCCCGACGTAGCGGAGGGCGCGCTCCACGCGCGCGTGGACGAGTGGCTGGAGCCGGAGCTCTCCCGGTCGGCGCGCCGGGCCGACCTGGGGCGCATCGACGCCGGGCAGGCGCTGGGGCGGCTGTTGCCGTGGGCGACGGGCGAGGCGACGCGTCTCGACGCGCTCGCTCCCGAGCGCATGGAGGTGCCGAGCGGGTCCAGGATCCGGATCGACTACGCGGATCCCGAGCAGCCGGTCCTCGCCGTGAAGCTGCAGGAGATGTTCGGCCTCGCCGAGACCCCGCGCATCGCGGACGGCGCGGTCCCCGTCGTCGTCCACCTCCTGTCCCCCGCTGGGCGCCCCGCTGCCGTCACCGCCGACCTGGCGTCCTTCTGGCGGTCCGGCTACCGCGCGGTCCGCGCCGACCTGCGCGGCCGCTACCCGAAGCACCCATGGCCTGAGGACCCGGCGACGGCCGAGCCGACCCGCTACACGAAGGCCAGGCAGGCCGCGCGGGGCTCCGAGAGCTGA
- a CDS encoding DUF3068 domain-containing protein has product MRRKASLVLLAFAVFCTAMSPLMRWYAFPRLAKIPPSQYQEAVLEADDPTLIDYGSMKAKKIDKVTIVQTLKGNVEASEKIEKTADRDVVVWDALSYVQDADGKMVSKIPERYIFDAHSQEPVHATGEAVDGDPVKREGIEFKWPFLTEKRDYEYFDAQARITRPIHYKGTQNFRGLEVYYFEQTIPWTKVPFPKTMPVKGITPESLARTGTTRWYTTVRKFWVEPTTGAPVYGEEIQNNELRGGTLLGDRDKVTVFSGHVKMREDYIEDTVDLVKSQRVLVLLLTSYLPWGFLGLGILLLALSLWLEARSRRPGDPAPTAETDPAPQPVNA; this is encoded by the coding sequence ATGCGCCGCAAGGCCAGCCTCGTCCTGCTCGCCTTCGCCGTGTTCTGCACGGCCATGTCCCCGCTCATGCGCTGGTACGCCTTTCCGCGGCTCGCGAAGATCCCGCCGAGCCAGTACCAGGAGGCGGTCCTTGAGGCGGACGACCCGACCCTCATCGACTACGGCTCCATGAAGGCCAAGAAGATCGACAAAGTCACCATCGTGCAGACGCTCAAGGGCAACGTCGAGGCCTCCGAGAAGATCGAGAAGACCGCGGACCGCGACGTCGTCGTCTGGGACGCCCTCTCCTACGTCCAGGACGCCGACGGCAAGATGGTCTCCAAGATCCCCGAGCGCTACATCTTCGACGCGCACAGCCAGGAACCCGTCCACGCCACGGGAGAAGCGGTCGACGGGGACCCCGTCAAACGCGAGGGCATCGAGTTCAAGTGGCCCTTCCTCACCGAGAAGCGGGACTACGAGTACTTCGACGCACAGGCACGCATCACCCGCCCCATCCACTACAAGGGCACCCAGAACTTCCGCGGCCTGGAGGTCTACTACTTCGAGCAGACCATCCCCTGGACCAAAGTGCCCTTCCCGAAGACGATGCCCGTCAAAGGCATCACTCCGGAGTCCCTCGCCAGGACGGGCACCACCCGCTGGTACACCACCGTCCGCAAGTTCTGGGTCGAACCCACCACCGGAGCGCCCGTCTACGGAGAGGAGATCCAGAACAACGAGCTCCGCGGCGGCACCCTCCTCGGCGACCGGGACAAGGTCACCGTCTTCTCCGGGCACGTGAAGATGCGCGAGGACTACATCGAGGACACCGTCGACCTGGTCAAGTCCCAGCGCGTCCTCGTCCTCCTGCTGACCTCGTACCTCCCCTGGGGCTTCCTCGGCCTCGGCATCCTCCTGCTGGCCCTCTCCCTCTGGCTGGAGGCCCGCAGCCGCAGGCCGGGCGATCCGGCGCCCACCGCGGAGACCGACCCCGCACCACAGCCGGTCAACGCCTGA
- a CDS encoding SPW_0924 family protein, which yields MRALIAAAAGLAAALALVLTITAIGAPPGETSPEPLLTTVPKHP from the coding sequence ATGCGCGCTCTCATCGCCGCCGCCGCAGGTCTCGCCGCCGCGCTCGCCCTGGTCCTGACCATCACGGCGATCGGCGCCCCACCGGGTGAGACGTCCCCCGAGCCGCTCCTCACCACTGTCCCCAAGCACCCATAG
- a CDS encoding lytic murein transglycosylase: MAPVIGRRLRRGTVTAAVAAAAVAALAASQAPGVTDVGREGPAAGAADTPPPSGDSATGDSPYYTDLPDLKSPVPPNGGNTKQEAGVPATVLDAYKKAEAALNKDKPGCNLPWQLLAAIGKVESGQARGGRVDANGTTIKPILGPPLNGNGFAKITDTDKGAYDGDTTHDRAVGPMQFIPSTWATWGQDGNGDGAKDPNNIYDAALAAGRYLCANDRDLSDEDDLHKAILSYNRSTEYLNTVLSWLEYYRKGTHEIPDGTGALPDDRSDTRYPGLRPDPTPSNSPSSKPKPRPGSGDDKPGNNGGGSTKPTPPGNGGSQKPTPADVDMLANAGTGDLVAKTGNAFGERVAVRALTESGASVPKVKVRFTVSGDTDARFEGGVRSVTVTTNAQGKATAPVLKAGQKAGQFVVQARVPGKAASRVDFAAQTLARVADALARTSDKALVCETDKEFADQVEVRATHKGKVADGVAATATMIKSATDASANDKGPYFKGADGKPLRTLTGLKTNANGVLKLPKMYADGAAGTYLLRVVTEGGATLTVELKVTAAEPDATPSPSDSADAGASPGASPSASTSASPGA; encoded by the coding sequence ATGGCGCCGGTAATCGGCAGGCGGCTGCGCAGAGGAACGGTGACCGCCGCGGTGGCCGCGGCGGCGGTGGCGGCCCTCGCCGCGTCGCAGGCGCCGGGCGTGACGGACGTGGGACGTGAGGGTCCGGCGGCGGGCGCCGCCGACACCCCGCCGCCGTCCGGTGACTCCGCGACCGGCGACTCCCCCTACTACACCGACCTGCCGGACCTGAAGAGCCCCGTCCCGCCGAACGGTGGAAACACAAAGCAGGAGGCGGGCGTTCCGGCCACGGTCCTCGACGCGTACAAGAAGGCCGAAGCGGCCCTCAACAAGGACAAGCCGGGCTGCAACCTGCCCTGGCAACTCCTCGCCGCCATCGGCAAGGTGGAGTCCGGCCAGGCCCGCGGCGGCCGCGTCGACGCGAACGGCACGACGATCAAGCCGATCCTCGGCCCGCCCCTGAACGGCAACGGCTTCGCGAAGATCACCGACACCGACAAGGGCGCGTACGACGGGGACACCACGCACGACCGTGCCGTCGGCCCGATGCAGTTCATTCCGTCGACGTGGGCGACCTGGGGCCAGGACGGCAACGGCGACGGCGCGAAGGACCCCAACAACATCTACGACGCGGCCCTCGCCGCGGGCCGTTACCTGTGCGCGAACGACCGTGACCTGTCCGACGAGGACGACCTGCACAAGGCGATCCTGAGCTACAACCGGTCGACGGAGTACCTGAACACGGTCCTGTCGTGGCTGGAGTACTACCGCAAGGGCACCCACGAGATCCCCGACGGCACGGGAGCCCTGCCGGACGACCGCAGCGACACCCGCTACCCGGGCCTGCGTCCGGACCCGACCCCGTCGAACTCGCCGTCGTCCAAGCCGAAGCCGCGGCCCGGCTCCGGCGACGACAAGCCGGGCAACAACGGCGGCGGCAGCACCAAGCCGACGCCGCCGGGCAACGGCGGTTCGCAGAAGCCCACGCCCGCGGACGTCGACATGCTGGCCAACGCCGGGACGGGCGACCTCGTCGCGAAGACGGGCAACGCCTTCGGCGAACGCGTCGCGGTGCGCGCCCTGACCGAGTCGGGCGCGTCCGTGCCCAAGGTGAAGGTGCGGTTCACCGTGTCCGGCGACACGGACGCCCGCTTCGAGGGCGGCGTGCGCAGTGTCACCGTCACCACGAACGCGCAGGGCAAGGCCACCGCGCCGGTGCTGAAGGCGGGGCAGAAGGCCGGCCAGTTCGTCGTGCAGGCCCGGGTCCCGGGCAAGGCGGCGTCCCGCGTCGACTTCGCGGCGCAGACCCTCGCCCGCGTCGCCGACGCACTCGCCAGGACCAGCGACAAGGCGCTCGTCTGCGAGACGGACAAGGAGTTCGCCGACCAGGTCGAGGTCAGGGCGACGCACAAGGGCAAGGTCGCGGACGGCGTCGCGGCGACCGCCACGATGATCAAGTCGGCGACGGACGCGTCCGCCAACGACAAGGGCCCGTACTTCAAGGGCGCGGACGGCAAGCCGCTGCGCACCCTGACGGGTCTGAAGACCAACGCCAACGGCGTGCTGAAGCTCCCGAAGATGTACGCGGACGGCGCGGCCGGCACGTACCTGCTGCGCGTCGTCACGGAGGGCGGCGCCACGCTGACCGTCGAGCTGAAGGTGACCGCGGCGGAGCCCGACGCGACGCCGTCGCCGTCGGATTCCGCCGACGCCGGTGCCTCGCCCGGCGCGTCGCCGAGCGCCTCCACGAGCGCGTCGCCCGGCGCCTGA
- a CDS encoding serine hydrolase, whose amino-acid sequence MAPHLRKPRAAFAAALTTVLLAPIPVTAAEASRPQDGGSAPLCTAGQDRALAARMSEDIRAALSSRAGSVSVSVHDTRTGLACALAANRRYDAASVTKVLMMEAALRRAQEWSRNLTAWERRRIRPMITTSDNNAASRLWNDLGHPYLSRFLRRVGTTATTPGPYGRWGLTRTTAADQMRLLGVLTGDGRARDVLKEWARAYGLRQMADVRRDQRWGVPAGMPHGVRAHLKNGWLPRATLGWRVHSVGVFKGGRRTYRIVVLSHGNPSMAYGVRTIERVAQAVHRGLNKGRSAGQGLTPESEISEVPDGSVEPEGETWDPAA is encoded by the coding sequence ATGGCTCCTCACCTGCGAAAGCCCCGCGCAGCGTTCGCCGCGGCGCTCACCACGGTTCTCCTGGCTCCCATACCCGTCACCGCCGCCGAGGCCAGCCGCCCCCAAGACGGCGGCAGCGCCCCTCTCTGCACGGCGGGCCAGGACCGTGCACTCGCCGCCCGGATGTCCGAGGACATCCGGGCGGCGCTGTCGTCCAGGGCGGGCAGTGTCTCCGTGTCCGTCCACGACACCCGCACCGGACTCGCCTGCGCCCTCGCTGCGAACCGGCGCTACGACGCGGCGAGCGTCACCAAGGTCCTGATGATGGAGGCCGCGCTGCGCCGCGCGCAGGAGTGGAGCCGCAACCTCACCGCGTGGGAACGCCGCCGCATCCGCCCCATGATCACCACGTCGGACAACAACGCGGCGAGCCGGCTCTGGAACGACCTCGGTCACCCCTACCTCTCCCGTTTCCTGCGCCGCGTCGGCACGACGGCCACCACGCCGGGTCCGTACGGCCGTTGGGGCCTGACCCGGACCACCGCGGCCGACCAGATGCGGCTCCTCGGCGTGCTGACGGGGGATGGCCGCGCACGTGACGTACTGAAGGAGTGGGCGCGCGCATACGGCCTGCGGCAGATGGCCGACGTGCGGCGCGACCAGCGCTGGGGGGTGCCCGCAGGCATGCCGCACGGTGTCCGTGCGCACCTCAAGAACGGCTGGCTGCCCCGCGCGACCCTCGGCTGGCGCGTGCACAGCGTCGGTGTGTTCAAGGGCGGGAGACGGACGTACCGGATCGTCGTGCTCAGCCACGGGAACCCGTCGATGGCGTACGGCGTGCGGACCATCGAGCGCGTCGCGCAGGCCGTCCACCGCGGTCTGAACAAGGGCCGGTCCGCCGGGCAGGGGCTGACCCCGGAGAGCGAGATCAGCGAGGTCCCGGACGGCTCGGTCGAGCCGGAGGGGGAGACCTGGGACCCCGCTGCGTAA
- the polA gene encoding DNA polymerase I: MLMDGHSLAYRAFFALPAENFTTATGQPTNAIYGFASMLANTLRDESPTHFAVAFDVSRKTWRSTEFPEYKANRSKTPDEFKGQVELIGEMLDAMHAVRFAVDGFEADDVIATLATQAEAAGFDVLIVTGDRDSFQLITDHVTVLYPTKGVSELTRFTPEKVQEKYGLSPSQYPDFAALRGDPSDNLPGIPGVGEKTAAKWINQFGSFAELVERAEEVKGKAGQNFRDHLESVKLNRVLTEMVRDVELPKTVADLERAPYDRTALAMVLDTLEIRNPSLRERLLAVDPGAAEAEQAPAEPGVELDGSVLGAGELAPWLAEHGKAVLGLATVDTWQLGTGTVTEVALAAAGGAAAWFDPATLDEADENAFAAWIADPTKPKVLHNAKAVMRVFPEHGWSVAGVTMDTALAAYLVKPGRRSFALDALSLEYLGRELAPASAADGQLAFGTEEDDRAEADSLMSQARTILDLGTAFGEKLREVGASDLLTDIELPTSALLARLERHGIAADREHLQAMEQQFAGAVQQAVKEAHAAAGHEFNLGSPKQLQEVLFGELNLPKTKKTKTGYTTDADALAWLAAQTENELPVIMLRHREQAKLRVTVEGLIKTTAADGRIHTTFNQTVAATGRLSSTDPNLQNIPVRTDEGRAIRRGFVVGEGFESLMTADYSQIELRVMAHLSEDEGLLEAFSSGEDLHTTVASQVFGVDGSDVDAEMRRKIKAMSYGLAYGLSAFGLSQQLNIEAGEARALMDTYFERFGGVRDYLRRAVDEARATGYTETMLGRRRYLPDLNSDNRQRREMAERMALNAPIQGTAADIVKIAMLNVHGALTEAKLDSRMLLQVHDEIVLEIAPGERAKVEELVRREMAGAVSLRAPLDVSVGVGPNWESAAH; this comes from the coding sequence ATGCTCATGGACGGGCACTCCCTGGCGTACCGGGCGTTCTTCGCGCTGCCCGCGGAGAATTTCACGACCGCGACGGGCCAGCCGACGAACGCGATCTACGGCTTCGCGTCGATGCTGGCGAACACGCTGCGCGACGAGTCGCCCACGCACTTCGCGGTGGCGTTCGACGTGTCGCGCAAGACGTGGCGGTCCACGGAGTTCCCGGAGTACAAGGCGAACCGTTCCAAGACCCCCGACGAGTTCAAGGGCCAGGTCGAGCTGATCGGCGAGATGCTCGACGCGATGCACGCGGTGCGGTTCGCGGTCGACGGGTTCGAGGCGGACGACGTGATCGCCACGCTGGCCACGCAGGCGGAGGCGGCCGGTTTTGACGTGCTGATCGTCACGGGTGACCGTGACTCGTTCCAGCTGATCACGGACCACGTGACGGTGCTGTATCCGACGAAGGGCGTGTCGGAGCTGACGCGTTTCACGCCGGAGAAGGTCCAGGAGAAGTACGGGCTGTCCCCGAGTCAGTACCCCGACTTCGCGGCGCTGCGCGGCGACCCGTCGGACAACCTGCCCGGCATCCCCGGTGTGGGTGAGAAGACGGCCGCGAAGTGGATCAACCAGTTCGGTTCGTTCGCCGAGCTGGTCGAGCGTGCCGAGGAGGTCAAGGGCAAGGCGGGGCAGAACTTCCGCGACCACCTGGAGTCGGTCAAGCTGAACCGTGTGCTGACCGAGATGGTGCGTGACGTCGAACTGCCCAAGACCGTCGCGGACTTGGAGCGCGCTCCGTACGACCGTACGGCGCTGGCGATGGTCCTGGACACCCTGGAGATCCGCAATCCGTCACTGCGGGAGCGGCTGCTCGCCGTCGACCCGGGCGCGGCGGAGGCCGAGCAGGCCCCGGCGGAGCCGGGTGTGGAGCTGGACGGTTCGGTGCTCGGCGCGGGTGAGCTCGCGCCGTGGCTGGCGGAGCACGGCAAGGCGGTCCTGGGTCTGGCCACGGTCGACACATGGCAGCTCGGTACGGGCACGGTCACCGAGGTGGCGCTCGCCGCGGCCGGCGGGGCGGCCGCCTGGTTCGACCCGGCGACCCTGGACGAGGCCGACGAGAACGCGTTCGCCGCGTGGATCGCCGACCCGACGAAGCCGAAGGTGCTGCACAACGCCAAGGCGGTCATGCGCGTCTTCCCCGAGCACGGGTGGTCGGTGGCGGGCGTCACCATGGACACGGCACTCGCCGCGTACCTGGTGAAGCCGGGCCGTCGCTCGTTCGCACTGGACGCGCTGTCCCTGGAGTACCTGGGCCGTGAGCTGGCCCCCGCCTCGGCGGCCGACGGGCAGCTCGCCTTCGGTACGGAGGAGGACGACCGGGCCGAGGCCGACTCCCTGATGTCGCAGGCCCGCACCATCCTCGACCTCGGCACCGCGTTCGGCGAGAAGCTGAGGGAGGTCGGCGCGAGCGACCTCCTCACGGACATCGAGCTGCCGACGTCCGCGCTCCTGGCCCGTCTGGAGCGGCACGGCATCGCGGCGGACCGCGAGCATCTGCAGGCCATGGAGCAGCAGTTCGCGGGTGCGGTGCAGCAGGCCGTGAAGGAGGCGCACGCGGCGGCGGGCCACGAGTTCAACCTGGGATCGCCCAAGCAGCTGCAGGAAGTCCTCTTCGGTGAGCTGAACCTCCCCAAGACGAAGAAGACGAAGACGGGGTACACCACGGACGCGGACGCGCTGGCGTGGCTCGCGGCGCAGACCGAGAACGAACTGCCGGTCATCATGCTGCGCCACCGCGAGCAGGCGAAGCTGCGCGTGACGGTCGAGGGCCTGATCAAGACGACCGCGGCGGACGGCCGTATCCACACCACGTTCAACCAGACGGTGGCGGCGACGGGCCGGCTCTCCTCCACGGACCCCAACCTGCAGAACATCCCCGTCCGCACGGACGAGGGCCGCGCGATCCGCCGCGGCTTCGTGGTCGGCGAGGGCTTCGAGTCGCTCATGACGGCGGACTACAGCCAGATCGAACTGCGCGTGATGGCGCACCTCTCCGAGGACGAGGGCCTCCTGGAGGCGTTCTCCTCCGGCGAGGACCTGCACACGACCGTCGCCTCCCAGGTGTTCGGCGTGGACGGTTCGGATGTCGACGCGGAGATGCGGCGCAAGATCAAGGCGATGTCGTACGGCTTGGCGTACGGATTGTCCGCGTTCGGTCTGTCTCAGCAGCTGAACATCGAGGCGGGCGAGGCCCGCGCGCTGATGGACACGTACTTCGAACGGTTCGGTGGGGTGCGCGACTACCTCCGCCGCGCGGTCGATGAGGCCCGCGCCACGGGTTACACGGAGACGATGCTCGGCCGTCGGCGCTACCTGCCGGACCTCAACAGCGACAACCGCCAGCGGCGCGAGATGGCCGAGCGGATGGCTCTGAACGCGCCGATCCAGGGCACGGCTGCGGACATCGTCAAGATCGCGATGCTGAACGTCCACGGGGCGCTGACCGAGGCGAAGCTGGACTCCCGGATGCTGCTCCAGGTCCACGACGAAATCGTCCTGGAGATCGCTCCGGGCGAGCGGGCGAAGGTGGAGGAGCTGGTCCGGAGGGAGATGGCGGGGGCGGTGTCGCTCCGGGCGCCGTTGGACGTGTCGGTGGGGGTCGGGCCGAACTGGGAATCCGCGGCGCACTAG